tacttatattttttatcaatatatatataataaacgtaGTCATATAAGAGCAGTAAAACAAGACTATATCAGTGTTCAGATAGCGTATTATCAGTTACGTTGCTTTATCTACATCATTCATTCACGTAAAACAAGGATAAATTCAGGCAATAACGCTGATAGTGCGCTTCCTGAACGTAGCCTACAATAGTGTTTTagtactttttttcttttttttttagtagatttatatattgaaattgtCGTTCTTTTGGGTTCTAGAATAAAAACACTTATTTCATTGCTCCTTTCGATAAATTGCGGCGTACATACCGCTagtaaatatgaataatttacatTCTACATTATCTTAATTATGTCGCAttacatacatattaattatcTCTACTCATAAACAAAACGCATTCGACAGtcgatatttatattaaatataacattaagcTGATCGCTTtgataaactaaaatatatattagtaaGAATATAAGTATATAAGGTGAGAAATATATTAGAGCCACGTAAATTTTACGATTAGCGTTCTActttgtaaaagtaaatattacacTTAATAATATAgcactttataaaatttaaattaattaagatgcTCACATCTCTCACGtgcaaaaaatcttaataaatttcaatctaTTAGTTCGATTGTATCTACCAGGTACTTTGTAATAAACAGGGCGCAGGTGATATCATTATTTATGCCTGAAAGGTAACCAATAAAACCAGACCGGTACAATCACATCATTTACATCCCGGTCGAGCACCACCGCTACTTCCAATCGACGTGCCTCATTAAATACCAAAAAGTTAAATCTTGTTTAAAACACTCTATTGTACTCGTTACTCAACAATCTCGGATTTTGTCTCGGGCATAAATAACGTTAACGTTCAAGTCCCGGTAATAAGATTACATCATCCACTTTATAATGATATACGTGATGTGGCTTTACAGGAAAAATGCTTCGCTGAATTTTATTTGGCATACTTTGCGATTGGGATAGTTACTGCATGGTACCAACAATCAATGAGGAATGTCAGTGTGGCACATATTACGTATGTTTCTACATTGTGCGCGTTTTAAGTGTCAGTAACTATTCCTCGAACATTTAGAGATACAAGTCATTTGTTAAATAAGAATCTATTGGTCCGAAGAACGTTGATAAAACATGTACGGATGAAAATGAACGCTCCTTATTCCTCCCCTGTTCCTGAGCACAATATTCCTCCCCTGTTCTCGAGCGGAACGGCACAGTCTCGTCTATGGAATATTACAGTGTATTTTTAATcgttataacaatttttacttaaaatatattacaatattaaaccGATAAAATTCAAATAGGTATACAAAGTAAAAAACCGATCTCAAAACAATATCGATACACCCTTTATTCCGTAGAATAAGAGCGGTCCAAAGTGAGCATAATGTATCCAAGCCCGCTTTACTCTGTAAAagaaaagtatgtaaaattacatgaacaaataaaaataaacatgtaaaattatatattatgtaattacacatttttacaaatcGTGTATAAATTTTACACTTACTGTTCACGATTTTACATACTTCTTTTACAGTGTGTTGTCGTCTTTTTTCTAACTCATTACGTGTATTTTATACTTAACAGTGTCGAGACATTATCGAAATGTGAAAAAGGTTCTTagctttttttaatcatttcacttatatttcaaataatttttgcaattaataagAGAAGATCTCAATATGTAAATCCACTTGTATCACATGTTTGCAAATAAATTCTACCAGAAAACTCGTTTACAAGttgtaattttaatgtaataaatatcgTATTGTTCCTAAATAATAAAGCTAGAAGATAAAAACGATCAAAAAAgacagtttttttatgtatttaagaaacaaagcattaaaacacttttttcttgTGTTTTCTGATAATGAAACTTCAGTCTTTTACACATTGCTATTTATCATGGAAAAaagtttcctattttcttattttccaagatatatttaacaaaaaaatatggcaatttttattaacttggGTTAGTATTCATAGTTCTTGTTTCAAGACAATGTTAAATAATGTCTTAATACGATTCTGTGATCGATTTAACACATCTTAAGACACTAACACATCTCAagacgattttaaatataagatcgACTATTGAATACCAGCTTTTATTCTcaagatatcaaaaattttattttccaaatataaaaaaaaagtaaacactatatttatttttttttgtcttctaagtatttaaaatttgttcataATTTGAAGATAATAGaactttcataatattttaactgATTAACTTTAAAAATCGAATATCCAATCAGatgcatttatcacaaaaaaaatttgttttcttatatAGAAATCCATATCTGGATTTAGATAAAGCCATCTACCCATACAGCAATAGAAATCTGCGAGATATACTAAAATCATCCTGGATATCTCAAATGTATTGTGATGTTCTTAAGATCTTCCTAGTTTTCATTATAACAAGTATATCTCTGAGGTGCTCTAATATTGAATATTCAGAAaatctcaataaaaaatatgtaaaaattataaagataatctGTATAACACACAGAGTCTAAGAATACTTTAGGCgctatagttaaaaatatatatacacggctagaatatatatacatatggcAGTGAttacattgtattatatttaaaaagtatgctCTAGACCTACTAGATAtatcttcctctttcttttttctccctCTCACTTGCTTTCAATATAATGCTATAATTTCCCAGCAAGATATGTTGAAAAAAATCCCGCAGATCTTTTTTTCTTACTGTGTGGGTAGTTACAGGCTCGACATGCTAACCcctttacataattattttggagtTTATTAAGTGTGCGAACGATCCAATAGCAGATCTTCATAAAATGTTCGAAACATGTAATCCACGAATTCTTAGCTAAATGGAAGCAGTGTCGCATTACATTCTTGCATGACGTTTGCAAGTTATTGCAAGGATTGATAAAGCTTGAGATACACCGCTCTTTTCATTTACATTATCTAAAACAAAGAGATCTACATGCACGAAATGTAATATCATGATATAATTTGGCAGacagataattataattttaccatatttgtcatatatttaatttttcttattcacCTTGcaattacttgtaatattttgcccatatcattttttttacttcatattttctaaacatttagataatttttttaacttcaaaaacttttttaacgttAATGAATCTGTTTCCAATGCACAAAAAGGCACTGGGAAAGATAAAATGTAGTAAACAgttcacatatttttattaggaTAATGAACGTTGtgtaattaacgatcacttgtATAGCATTATATAGAggagaaaataattgtttaaatagtaaaacataaaatcagAGATATACGCTTGTCTTTTCTATTGTTTCAACATTCCTCATTGATacgtataacaaaattatgataCAAAAAATGGTTGTGccattaaaataaactatattaataGACACTAACTACATACTAGATTCCTTGGTAGTAATAATCTCGTTGGTATTATCAACACGAATCAAAGTAGATGAATTTAATACAAGAGCTCTACCAAGAGTAGCAACTCGTTCTACTACACACGAGGCAGAAAGGCGTGCTTCGGCATCGTGATCCCAACATTCTTCCATTGTATCACAAATTGATGATAGTCCCTAAAATAAGATTGCacaattataaacattaaaaaactatatattcCTTTTTCCaatgttatctttttaaataaaaaagtagaatTGTTCTTTACAAAgttatcgaaaaaaatgtttctagtagcagttttatttattttctataaatctttttataaaaaagattttttttgcataaaatggcttatctaaaatatacttatatatatatgcgtttttttgttattttagagAATATTGCGCGAAATAATAGctcatttttaagaattaaaaaaaactgctgcacttatctttttataatataaacaaaatccTAATATGACCAAAAAGTGTATCAACccatttaaataacgagaattataaatatttataagattccTCAAACTACACATCGCAGATTTGCCGCCTTAAAATACAGCTTTTAAGAAGAACCCAAAAATACAATATCATAAAGCTTATATGCATCTCTACAATTTTTCCTTATCctgaaaattatctttttacatttttacacatctgcttatacatattacaaaatatctacaaattttgatatagctaaatgtttattagtttccatgttacataaatttaaaaacaaacccATTTAGCCATAccaaaatttgtagatatttattaaatatgtgtaCAAATAgatgtataaaagtaaaaaaatgtggttttttttttaattctcaaagATAGGTGCTCTAGACCAGAATATCCTCTTGATATATAGTAATTATGAAtggaataaaattgatatttctatATTTAGCGACTTACTGGATGTTTACGCCAAGTTTCTAAAATGAGCGGTCTCTCTTTTTTATGGACAACGCTTTCTTGCATGTCTTCTAAAGTAGGATGGAGACCGACCTCGTCCTCAAATGGTAGTCGATATTCTCCTATTGGTCcctaatattgaaataaaaacaattagcAACTTTCGACATGCAACTAACTTGCAAgacttttaatgattattttcacagtacttgaatattttattcaaatatacgaaaatacctagtgtttattttgttattatttcacgtgtaatttttattatcatttatcaaaGTAAATTTTGGTTTTATATGGCATATTTGTTTTCTTCCAACAGATagttttttataacaaatagttttaaataacaaattggtaaatttagataaattcaatttttcaaacattaaaatgCGGATCTGATATCGATGTTCAAATGAAGATATCGGATAATCCAAGAAATCAGATATCGGATATCCAGTTAATCGTTTCCTCGATATCCACATATCCAGATCATATTTACAGCTTTAGTCTTGAAAATTTTGCAGTTaatcaaaaatgtatattttttgtaagacATGTTGCACACAATATTACGCACATTTTGTACAGTACATCTTGAAGCTAATTCCCATAGAACTAACCCACAGGCATACATGTCAATTCGTAAAAATGAGTCTCTAGTAAAATTTATTGCTCCTTCTAAAACTTCTGGTGCCATATATCTACGCGTTCCAacctgtaaataataaattattatagttgttttcaacataataaaaagattatatatatatatatatatattatatatatacacactacCTGTCCGTGTGTATCGCCGCAAGGTTTCCCCGGATGAAAAATAAGTGCTAAGCCAAAATCTGCTATACAGGCACTCATATCAGCCttcagtaaaacattttttgacttAAAATCTCTATGAGCTACAGCTGGTTTATAACCGTCTGCCTTGTTAGCTGGGATTTCTTCATGTAGATGCATCAAACctctgaaaaaaataatctttttattaaaaattaaataaaataaataactcaaTAAAATTGCTCCATTCAATTTGCAAGCCAAAAGTTTGAAAACGTTTGCAATTTTCTCATATTTCGTAGAAAGATAaatatcttgataaaaaaaaatcgtaaaaaaattatttaacgcattttaaaccaaacatttttttcaattttttctaatgtcaataatatttataaaaaattacattttgccaacttttcataattttttttttttataactcgatATTATCGATGAAAAATCAccgtatcaatttttttaaagcctttttaaagcttaaagaatttactttaaaatagatttatgttGTTAAATTTGGTATTACATTTTGTTCAATTTCGTCAATCTACAGCACTTCAAAGccaaagtaaaacaaaaatattgaaaatcatacattcttaaaatgtttactcaaattttgtaattaaaaatccccaaaaaatttcaaaattttctaaaaattttattcaaaattatagataaaattaaaaaattttttaatgtaactttgaaataaatttattacatcatacttttaaatgttttttaattatgcaatcATAAAGAAAAACAGttaagttttgaatattaaagataaccctaaaactaatttaacaatttaaaaaaaaaaaattccttaaaaATTTTGGGTGTCTCAATTTATCCCGATAGTAAATACTCTAATTTTCGAtttcatgtaatttaaaaaaaataaaattaggaacaaaaaaaagacaaaattaaaacacacgTTTAAAGCTCTATTTTTGATCTTTAAAATGTGTATTTGAAAACatctctacaattttttctccaagaagtttaattttttagaagaaaatcGTAAGCATTTTCCAAACTTCTGGCCTGCAGTGCATAATGTAAAATCTTGTTTAACTCTCAACAAATTATCGCTTATGTTATTATAATACCTTGCCATGGACTCTGCAATTCTACACATTTCAGGCCATGTCACAATATTTGCTTTTAGGTAATCACACAATGAACCTTTTTCATGATACGCTGTAATTAACCAAAATTCAGTTTGTAAATTGTCGCCGTGCTTTTCAACACCTATAAAGTGTAATATATCTTCGTGATCCATATGTGCAAGCTTAAAGATCTCTTGTTCAGTCTGCCATGATTGCTTATCCTGCATAGGAAAAACTTTAACCGCcacaaattcatttttaaattgggCTTTCCAAACTGCTCCAAAACGACCTCGAGCTTTAATTTCAAGAAGTTGTATTGGTCGTAAGCCTAGATTAGGTGAAGGTTGTGGCAATGGTACAGGCTCCAGCGTTGGAATCTGAaagatttacattaatttcataaattaaggagtacattttacaaatttatttttaataatcttgatAATTCTTTAACCTCGTTAAAATAGCCCAATTTTCGACGACGACAGAACCACCAAAGAGAAACTGAAATAATCACAAAAACCACAGGAATTGTTGTTAAtagaataattgttattatttgctGCTTTGCATTGGGTACAGGTTCAAATTCTGAAAAGATAATTATTCAAGTATCACTGCAAATGCATTGAAAgagacaaatttatttaaaataaataaaaataaagaaatactgtataacataattgaataatataccATGAATAACAGATGGTTCTGTAGGCTTTGAGGTTGGTTGTGGAACCCAAGAGAAATTTTGGTTACACATATTGCCTTCGCAACAACAAAAATAGTGTTCACTTTTTCTTTCCATACTATTCTCCACACAAAGCGGTTTATCATAACAATCATTGTTATCTAAAAAGCAACcctgaaaataagaaaataaatgtatagaAAATGTATTCACAGCAACAAGAATTGAATCTGCAATTATATATGTCAGGCAAAAAAATGCAAAGAACTACATtttgtaatatcaaattttacatcaagatgtaaaatttattccattatattacaaaataatttcaatctttcaatttttcaatatttctatttaattcttaatatcttaattttatcctttttttcttttgatctttaaaatttattccattttaattgcttatacacataatagaattgtataatgtatgtgtataataaatattactaataaacAACTAACCTTTAATTTAACTATTGTTTCTTTAGTAGTACTATTCATCGTCCACAACACATAACAATGATTACGTTTGTCTGCATCATGCGGGCCACATTCTTCTTGTCTTGAACAATCCTGCTCATTCTCCGCACACATCGTATCATTGTAAAATTCACAATAGGCTGAACCTTTAATATCTTTTGCAAATGTAGATGCAGATGTACATGTTCCTAaaataagttttcaaaattacctttgtgcttaatattaatatatgtaatcaATTGATTAACTGATGTTtacttttttctacaaaacattttttcattaataattcctTTCATCTAATAATTTGTCttaataaaacactttttaattgttaattgttggttaaattgtttcataaaaataaatgattaaatgtatatatatatagcattttttaattacacacacacacgcacacacacacacacacacgcacacataaatgtgtgtaatttatatatacatatatacatacatacatacatacatccatacatacatacatacatacatacatacatacatacatacatacatacatacatacatacatacatacatacatacatacatacatacatacatacatacatacatacatacatacatacatacatacatacatacatacatacatacatacatacatacatacatacatacatacatacatacatacatacatacatacatacatacatacatacatacatacatacatacatacatacatacatacatacatacatacatacatacatacatacatacatacatacatacatacatacatacatacatacatacatacatacatacatacatacatacatacatacatacatacatacatacatacatacatacatacatacatacatacatacatacatacatacatacatacatacatacatacatacatacatacatacatacatacatacatacatacatacatacatacatacatacatacatacatacatacatacatacatacatacatacatacatacatacatacatgcatgcatacatacatacatacatacatacatacatacgtacatacatacacagtattggccaaaattatatcacctttcgATTTTTTTAGCATAACTTGTTTTAAAGGACATGAATCTctattaaatcataatatattttgatgataaatataacttgcgttaataactttttatcaaataatggGAACAGCAACTTgtgaaaagttatttttattaaaaattttttccaacatatg
The Solenopsis invicta isolate M01_SB chromosome 16, UNIL_Sinv_3.0, whole genome shotgun sequence genome window above contains:
- the LOC105208255 gene encoding activin receptor type-2A isoform X1, producing MSVYATILPLIFLGLLGTCTSASTFAKDIKGSAYCEFYNDTMCAENEQDCSRQEECGPHDADKRNHCYVLWTMNSTTKETIVKLKGCFLDNNDCYDKPLCVENSMERKSEHYFCCCEGNMCNQNFSWVPQPTSKPTEPSVIHEFEPVPNAKQQIITIILLTTIPVVFVIISVSLWWFCRRRKLGYFNEIPTLEPVPLPQPSPNLGLRPIQLLEIKARGRFGAVWKAQFKNEFVAVKVFPMQDKQSWQTEQEIFKLAHMDHEDILHFIGVEKHGDNLQTEFWLITAYHEKGSLCDYLKANIVTWPEMCRIAESMARGLMHLHEEIPANKADGYKPAVAHRDFKSKNVLLKADMSACIADFGLALIFHPGKPCGDTHGQVGTRRYMAPEVLEGAINFTRDSFLRIDMYACGLVLWELASRCTVQNGPIGEYRLPFEDEVGLHPTLEDMQESVVHKKERPLILETWRKHPGLSSICDTMEECWDHDAEARLSASCVVERVATLGRALVLNSSTLIRVDNTNEIITTKESNETVPFRSRTGEEYCAQEQGRNKERSFSSVHVLSTFFGPIDSYLTNDLYL
- the LOC105208255 gene encoding activin receptor type-2A isoform X2, which codes for MSVYATILPLIFLGLLGTCTSASTFAKDIKGSAYCEFYNDTMCAENEQDCSRQEECGPHDADKRNHCYVLWTMNSTTKETIVKLKGCFLDNNDCYDKPLCVENSMERKSEHYFCCCEGNMCNQNFSWVPQPTSKPTEPSVIHEFEPVPNAKQQIITIILLTTIPVVFVIISVSLWWFCRRRKLGYFNEIPTLEPVPLPQPSPNLGLRPIQLLEIKARGRFGAVWKAQFKNEFVAVKVFPMQDKQSWQTEQEIFKLAHMDHEDILHFIGVEKHGDNLQTEFWLITAYHEKGSLCDYLKANIVTWPEMCRIAESMARGLMHLHEEIPANKADGYKPAVAHRDFKSKNVLLKADMSACIADFGLALIFHPGKPCGDTHGQVGTRRYMAPEVLEGAINFTRDSFLRIDMYACGLVLWELASRCTVQNGPIGEYRLPFEDEVGLHPTLEDMQESVVHKKERPLILETWRKHPGLSSICDTMEECWDHDAEARLSASCVVERVATLGRALVLNSSTLIRVDNTNEIITTKESSM